From the genome of Alphaproteobacteria bacterium SS10:
CCATTTGGGGCTGTTCATCACCGGGCGATGACCATTGACCAGGTTCTTGATCAGCGTGATCTGCGCAGCCATGCATTTCTCAAGATCGTAGTTGTCGAGAATGGTCTGACGCGCAGCATCCCGAACATCCTGCATCCGGTCTGGGTGTTCCATAACCCGCACGACCTGCTCAACCACCTCATCCGGCTTGAAGAAGTCGACCATCAGGCCGTTCTCACCGTCGCGGATAACCTCCTGAACGGGCGCTGTGTTTGAGCCAATAATCAGGCAACCGCTAGCCATGGCCTCCATCATCGACCAAGACAGGACGAACGGGTAGGTCAGGTAGATATGCGCCGATGAGATCTGCAGCACATTGACGAACTTGTCATATGGCACGGCATCGAGGAAATGCGCCCGCTCAAGATCGATTGGGGTTTCTTTCAGCACCTTTTCCTTCCAGGTGCCGCCCTCTTTTGGCTTACGGCCATAGCTGACGCCATCGGCGCCGACCACCACCACCTGGGCTTGCGGCCGTTCCTTCTGGATCTTCTGCACGGCCTCAACAAATTGCGGGAAACCGCGATAGGGCTCGAGGTTCCTGGCAACATATGTCACCACCTCATCCTTACGGCTCAACACCTGTCCATTCGGCAGGGTAAAGGTGGCGTCAGGATTTGGCTGGCAGGCCTTGGTATCTACGCCATCATGGATGACGGATACCTTGTAATGATATTCGGCCGGGTTCTGCTGGTACTGCCAATAAGTTGGCGACATGCCAGCATCCGCCGACTCCAACGACATGAAGTTGACGATGTTCTTCGTCCGGATCCGACAGCGATCATCAACGGACACGTTCTCATCTGGTGAGAAACCAACATCGGCACCGTCAGCGTGATAGTAAAATTCGAAATAGTTAAGCAGCGGGACATTCGGGAAAATGTCCTTCACATACAGCGCCTCACCCCAGCCTGGATGAGCAACGATCACGTCCGGGGTAAACCCCTTCTCCTTAATCGAGATGCAGGCACGGGCAACTTGCTGGCCGTGCAAGATGCCGTTTTCAGCCAGGCGTAGATAGTTGTGGGTCTGGTCCCCTGCCTCACGCTTGGGCTTGTAAACCACATGGGTACAGCCAGGAATGCGGCGGTCGTTGCGCTTCCCGATGAAGTACACCTCGTTCTTCTTATTCGCGGCCAGACGCTTCGCGATGTGCTTGTATTGGCCTGGGCAGTTTTGGTGGATGAACAGGATGCGCATAGCGGTGACTGTCAGCTAGTTTGGTAAGAAGGGACCAAGATCATCAGCCGCAATGTTAGGGCTGGACCGATTGGCCAGTAGCTTGATAGTCGGTGCACACCCAAAGCCGCAACCCTGTTCCAGCGCATAGCAACCTCTCCTGGGGTTAAAGCGCGGATTTTTTCACGAACTGAGCGCGAACCCGTGTCGTCATCCCCACCGGATACCGTCAATCAGGCAGAAACCACACCAACGGATCACCCTGGTGATGAGCTGCAGCTGCGTGGTGCCGGTCGCAAGCTCCTCTTCGTGATTACTGAGGATTGGTTCTTCTATTCCCACTTCATGCCGATGGCACAGGCAGCGATTGATGCGGGCTATACCGTGGCCGTTGCCGCGCGATACACGGACCATCGTAACGCGCTTGAGAAGATTGGGATCACCAGCTTTGAGCTGTCGTTGGATCGGGGACGTTTGAACCCTTTTGGTGCCGTCACCCTCATCTTCAGACTGTTCAGCCTATATCGGCGTCTGAAACCGGATGTGGTTCATCATATCTCCCTGAAACCGGTGGTTCTAGGGTCCCTCGCCGCCCGCCTGGCAGCTGTTCCGGTGATGGTGAACGCCGTGACGGGATTTGGCTTCCTCTTCACCAGTACTGACAAGCGCTTCGGCTATTTGCGCTGGATTGTTGGTTGGATGCTGCGCCGGACGGTGGGCGCCCCCAGCAGCTTTGTCCTACTGGAAAACGAGGATGATGCCAAAGCGCTGACCCAGCAGGGCATTGATGCCGGGCGCATTACCATTGTCGGTGGTGCTGGCGTTGACCCAGAGGCTTTCCCGGCCATGCCACTTGCGATGGAAAACGCGGCAGCTGAAGAGGGCCAACCGCTAAAGCTGGCGCTCGTCGCCCGCATGCTTTGGTCCAAAGGGATCGATGTGGCCGTGGCCGCCACCAAAAAGGCTTGGGATGCCGGCGCCAGTGTTGAGCTGACCCTGGTTGGTGCACCGGACCCGTTGAACCCAGCCGCCATCCCGGAAGACCAATTGGAAGAATGGGACGATGAGCCTGGCATCATCTGGGCTGGCCGCCGGGATGATATCGTTGCCGTCTGGGGGGCTGCCGATATCGCCCTACTCCCGTCCCGTGGCGGTGAGGGCTTACCTAGAAGCTTGATTGAAGCGGCAGCCTGTGGCCGTGCACTATTGACCACAAGCGTCCCCGGCTGCCGGGAGATCGTGGTTGAGGGTGAGACCGGCCATCTGGTGCCACCCAACGATGTTGATGCGCTGACCAATGTGATTGTAGCCCTGGCCGCCGAACCTGGGCGGGCGATTGAGATGGGCAAAGCCTCACGCCAGCATTTTGAGACACGGTTTACCGAGGCGCATGTGACCGGCAGCTTGTTGGACCTGTACGACCAGGCCACCAGCTGGGCCGTTCAGGCAGGGCGGCTATCATGAGCGCACTGACAATCGACCTAAAGGACCTGGTCGCGGCCTATGACCCCGTTGCTTTTGCCTTGGTTGTCTTTGCTGTCTTCCTTGGTGCGGCTTTTGCCGGGCGATTGGCCACTGGTTTTGTCCTAACCCGCCTTCGCCGCCAAGACATCCTGGACCATCCCAATGAGCGTTCAAGTCATGAGGCACCAACCCCAAGGGGTGGTGGCTGGGGCATCCTGCTGGTTGCCTTTCCCATCTGGATTATTGGCTTCACCTTAAGCGGCATGGTTGAGGAGGGTACGTTCCTCATGTTCGGTGCGGCACTTCTCGCCGCCGTGTCATGGATTGATGACCTCCGTACCATCTCAGCGAAACATCGGTTAGCGGTTCAGATCGTTGCGGTTCTGATCGGCCTCATTGCCCTCGCCCCTTTTGGCCCAGTGACCCAGGGATTCCTGCCACTTTGGGCGGATCGTGTTCTGGTGGCGATTGCCTGGCTTTGGTTCCTTAACCTCTACAATTTCATGG
Proteins encoded in this window:
- a CDS encoding glycosyltransferase family 4 protein — translated: MRILFIHQNCPGQYKHIAKRLAANKKNEVYFIGKRNDRRIPGCTHVVYKPKREAGDQTHNYLRLAENGILHGQQVARACISIKEKGFTPDVIVAHPGWGEALYVKDIFPNVPLLNYFEFYYHADGADVGFSPDENVSVDDRCRIRTKNIVNFMSLESADAGMSPTYWQYQQNPAEYHYKVSVIHDGVDTKACQPNPDATFTLPNGQVLSRKDEVVTYVARNLEPYRGFPQFVEAVQKIQKERPQAQVVVVGADGVSYGRKPKEGGTWKEKVLKETPIDLERAHFLDAVPYDKFVNVLQISSAHIYLTYPFVLSWSMMEAMASGCLIIGSNTAPVQEVIRDGENGLMVDFFKPDEVVEQVVRVMEHPDRMQDVRDAARQTILDNYDLEKCMAAQITLIKNLVNGHRPVMNSPKWEPGKPVFEKPKKQKKVA
- a CDS encoding glycosyltransferase family 4 protein, which translates into the protein MSSSPPDTVNQAETTPTDHPGDELQLRGAGRKLLFVITEDWFFYSHFMPMAQAAIDAGYTVAVAARYTDHRNALEKIGITSFELSLDRGRLNPFGAVTLIFRLFSLYRRLKPDVVHHISLKPVVLGSLAARLAAVPVMVNAVTGFGFLFTSTDKRFGYLRWIVGWMLRRTVGAPSSFVLLENEDDAKALTQQGIDAGRITIVGGAGVDPEAFPAMPLAMENAAAEEGQPLKLALVARMLWSKGIDVAVAATKKAWDAGASVELTLVGAPDPLNPAAIPEDQLEEWDDEPGIIWAGRRDDIVAVWGAADIALLPSRGGEGLPRSLIEAAACGRALLTTSVPGCREIVVEGETGHLVPPNDVDALTNVIVALAAEPGRAIEMGKASRQHFETRFTEAHVTGSLLDLYDQATSWAVQAGRLS